The following are from one region of the Paenalkalicoccus suaedae genome:
- a CDS encoding siphovirus ReqiPepy6 Gp37-like family protein codes for MRKPIRVIDQSFLFLGDVDLYESLKLTRRFYTAGELEVKINRHKKGADLLKMDRIVFIQNQLHKAYLIRSVESELDQAGKITENIIVRAQHVLGFLSRVLTLPPTGRSYDYVNSNAETIIKTYIDNNVINSPIEANNNPILQLAPDEGRGTQTIYQTRFKNLLDECADIADFGGIGMRASVNFDAEKVILDVAEGVDRTADQDEVKPVIFSPDPTYRSLKAANYFESNWNFRNVAIVAGQGEGIDRTIVEVDQSEGGERYEVFVDARDVEEEDEDGEPIPEQDIIDTLVARGEQALNDLRQEVYFEGEALRKSSFVYEVDYDLGDIVTIQVKEWGISFNDRIVECVETYSQSGFDLDLKFGKTIQTTAETIKKLINRSTVEART; via the coding sequence ATGCGCAAGCCAATACGAGTTATCGACCAGTCATTTTTATTTTTAGGTGACGTGGATCTATATGAGTCATTAAAGCTCACAAGGCGCTTTTATACAGCTGGTGAGTTAGAGGTAAAAATTAATCGTCACAAAAAAGGTGCGGATCTACTCAAGATGGATCGCATCGTCTTTATCCAAAACCAACTCCATAAAGCGTATCTAATCCGTAGTGTCGAGAGCGAGCTAGATCAAGCAGGTAAAATCACCGAAAACATCATTGTCCGAGCGCAGCATGTGCTTGGTTTTTTGTCGCGTGTGCTTACGTTGCCACCTACCGGGCGCTCTTACGATTATGTTAACAGTAACGCCGAGACGATTATCAAGACGTACATCGACAACAACGTGATTAACTCGCCTATTGAGGCTAATAACAATCCCATCTTACAACTAGCTCCTGACGAGGGGAGAGGTACACAGACGATCTACCAAACACGTTTTAAAAACTTGTTAGACGAGTGCGCGGACATTGCTGATTTTGGTGGAATTGGAATGAGAGCATCGGTTAATTTTGACGCTGAAAAGGTTATTTTAGACGTCGCTGAGGGTGTCGACCGCACCGCAGACCAAGATGAGGTAAAGCCTGTTATCTTTTCTCCTGATCCTACCTATCGCAGTTTAAAGGCGGCCAACTACTTTGAAAGCAACTGGAACTTTCGTAACGTTGCAATCGTTGCAGGGCAGGGTGAGGGCATTGATCGTACGATCGTCGAGGTGGACCAATCGGAAGGTGGCGAACGTTACGAGGTCTTTGTCGATGCGCGAGACGTGGAAGAAGAGGACGAGGACGGTGAGCCAATACCTGAGCAAGATATCATTGATACACTAGTCGCGCGAGGTGAGCAAGCTCTTAATGACTTACGGCAAGAGGTTTATTTTGAGGGCGAAGCATTGCGCAAAAGCTCTTTTGTCTATGAGGTCGATTACGACTTAGGTGATATTGTGACAATACAGGTTAAGGAATGGGGCATCTCGTTTAATGACCGCATTGTGGAGTGTGTCGAAACCTACTCGCAAAGTGGGTTTGATCTTGATTTAAAGTTTGGCAAGACAATCCAAACAACAGCAGAAACGATAAAAAAGCTAATCAATCGCAGTACAGTTGAGGCGAGGACGTAA
- a CDS encoding phage distal tail protein yields METITYRNSQGAVIDFTGPIYRLIAIDGLGGVDADVQTESAPFLDGSVLLDVLLQERDIALTLRVKGSSYRDIVANRNRLGAIMNPKLGLGTLRVQKDDYVREIACVSSAVPMFASGLSNQNQSFQSAIVNLLAPDPYFNSENIEEQPAILPLFEFPFEGEVEMGEQQERRIINNDSDAPAPVMIEFFGPAVNPTITNLTTGEFIRVRRTLEEGDELYIDTNPNTREVSLILSDGTREDVTAWIDLASTFFSLGIGENDIEYSADDGIDMAVVNIFYKKRYTTA; encoded by the coding sequence GTGGAGACAATCACATATCGTAACAGCCAGGGCGCGGTAATTGACTTTACTGGGCCTATTTATCGTCTTATCGCCATTGACGGCTTAGGTGGTGTCGATGCAGATGTCCAAACCGAGTCAGCACCCTTTTTAGATGGATCGGTACTACTCGATGTGCTGTTGCAAGAGCGAGATATCGCATTGACGCTACGAGTTAAAGGCTCTAGCTATCGCGATATTGTTGCTAATCGCAATAGGCTAGGGGCGATCATGAACCCTAAGCTTGGGCTAGGTACATTACGAGTACAAAAAGATGATTACGTGCGCGAAATTGCGTGCGTATCATCTGCTGTGCCTATGTTTGCATCCGGTCTATCTAATCAGAATCAAAGCTTTCAATCGGCTATCGTCAATCTATTGGCACCTGATCCGTACTTTAATAGCGAAAACATCGAAGAACAGCCTGCTATCTTGCCTCTATTCGAATTTCCGTTTGAAGGTGAGGTTGAGATGGGAGAGCAACAAGAACGGCGCATCATCAACAACGATAGCGACGCACCAGCACCTGTCATGATCGAGTTTTTCGGTCCTGCCGTCAATCCGACGATCACAAACCTCACAACAGGAGAGTTTATCAGAGTCAGGCGGACGCTAGAGGAGGGTGACGAGCTTTACATCGATACGAACCCTAACACTCGTGAGGTCAGTTTAATCCTCTCAGACGGTACAAGAGAGGACGTCACAGCGTGGATTGATCTTGCAAGCACCTTTTTTAGTTTGGGGATCGGTGAAAACGACATTGAATATAGCGCAGATGATGGCATTGATATGGCTGTCGTCAACATCTTCTACAAAAAGCGCTACACCACAGCATAA
- a CDS encoding phage tail tape measure protein, whose product MADGKIVIDTEIDQSGIDQGINQAQSKLEGLGGKLMGAGTKLTKGLTLPIVGAGIATAKFAIDQETAFAKVQTLLSGSSADYEKYKNDIRTASSDMGVSFGEYSEAVYQSISAGVDQGKAIEFTTTAAKLAKGGFTQTATAVDLLTTAINAYGLESKDADRLSDMLINTQNMGKTTVDELSASMGKVIPIANANNVSFEQLATGYAVLTKNGLATAEAGTYMSSMLGELGSAGSKTDKILREKTGKSFAQLQEEGMTVADVLQIIAGEAEANDLALSDMFGSKEAGIAAMSLLSGEGKDFADILDSMGESAGATDAAFETMNETTGAKMARAFVRLQNAAAQFGDIFLPIIAAVADKVAEFALRVAELLPEFQNIVVIAGLVLGALGPLLILFGLMITAVGKIIGVFGSLIPIFAKIGKGFALIKTFILALLSPIGLIVAAIVGFIAVFVYLYKTNEEFRDKVNAIWEAIVSVIKTAVQGIVDFAMQVWGMLVEFWITHQDQIMEATRNVWEFIKTFVAGAVDVIAAVFSAIWPVIQFIVISVWNNIKGAIEGALTFIQGLIQVFTGLFTGDFSLMWEGIKNVFTGAIQFLWNAFNLLLYGRLIKAGMALFTGLRSIVSAGWSSIQGLFTGALNAIRGVVTNVMNAIRGVIQNIMNGVRTIFTNILNVIRNLVTSVFNGIRTTITTVMNAIRTVISTIWNGIMSFLNGIFTSMRTSVTNTFSAVRTTITTIMNAIRSLMQTVWTAIQTVITTVLNAIRTVVTTVFNTIRTTITTVLNTIRTTVQTIFNAISSTFSSVLNTVSNTVRTNFNTMQNIVTTILNAIRTVVNTVLNTISSLFTSVTGAIRNTVSSVFNALSGIVSSAMNGVRNAVSSGLTGALNVVKNMGESFRAAGRGLIEMMAAGIKAAVGVVTSAIGDVVGKVRDFLPFSPAKVGPLSDLDKLDFAGPIMDSIKKGEVSVEAAMSNLLTTDMMRSLNGTQGMGGNNDYSRSITNQTTINNNSMSERELQRILNRRDRELSLRLGGL is encoded by the coding sequence ATGGCTGATGGGAAAATCGTCATTGACACCGAGATAGACCAGTCGGGGATAGATCAAGGTATTAACCAGGCTCAATCTAAGCTAGAAGGTTTAGGTGGCAAACTGATGGGCGCCGGCACAAAGCTTACGAAGGGGCTAACGCTACCAATCGTCGGAGCAGGTATTGCCACTGCTAAATTCGCAATCGATCAAGAGACAGCGTTTGCAAAGGTACAAACATTATTAAGTGGATCTAGCGCAGATTACGAAAAGTACAAAAATGATATACGTACCGCGTCTAGTGACATGGGCGTATCGTTTGGTGAGTATAGTGAGGCTGTTTATCAATCGATCTCGGCAGGTGTCGATCAAGGTAAAGCGATTGAGTTTACAACCACAGCTGCCAAACTTGCTAAGGGTGGATTCACACAAACGGCAACGGCGGTAGATTTACTCACAACAGCAATCAACGCTTATGGGTTAGAAAGTAAAGACGCAGATAGATTAAGCGACATGCTTATCAATACTCAAAACATGGGTAAGACAACGGTTGATGAACTATCTGCATCGATGGGTAAAGTTATCCCTATCGCAAACGCCAACAACGTATCATTCGAGCAATTAGCAACTGGTTACGCTGTATTAACAAAGAACGGTCTTGCGACAGCCGAAGCAGGAACGTATATGAGCTCCATGCTCGGAGAATTAGGGTCTGCCGGATCAAAGACAGATAAAATCTTACGTGAAAAGACGGGTAAATCCTTTGCTCAGTTACAAGAAGAGGGTATGACGGTAGCTGACGTGCTCCAGATCATCGCAGGTGAAGCAGAAGCCAATGACCTAGCATTATCAGATATGTTTGGATCAAAAGAGGCAGGTATCGCGGCTATGTCCTTGCTATCTGGTGAGGGAAAAGACTTTGCGGACATCCTAGACTCTATGGGAGAATCGGCAGGTGCAACAGACGCCGCATTTGAAACAATGAACGAAACAACCGGAGCTAAAATGGCTCGGGCTTTTGTGCGTTTGCAGAATGCGGCCGCGCAGTTCGGAGATATCTTTTTACCGATTATTGCGGCAGTTGCCGACAAAGTAGCAGAATTTGCGCTAAGAGTGGCGGAATTGTTGCCTGAGTTTCAAAACATCGTCGTTATAGCAGGTCTTGTATTAGGGGCACTTGGACCTCTACTCATACTCTTTGGATTGATGATCACAGCAGTAGGCAAGATTATCGGCGTATTCGGTAGCTTAATACCAATCTTCGCCAAGATCGGAAAAGGTTTTGCACTCATAAAAACGTTTATATTGGCTTTATTAAGTCCGATCGGGTTGATTGTTGCTGCTATCGTAGGTTTTATTGCCGTGTTTGTGTATCTGTATAAAACAAACGAAGAATTTAGAGATAAGGTTAATGCTATCTGGGAGGCTATTGTCTCCGTCATAAAAACAGCCGTCCAGGGCATTGTAGATTTTGCTATGCAGGTGTGGGGCATGTTAGTCGAGTTTTGGATCACGCACCAAGATCAGATCATGGAAGCGACTCGCAACGTTTGGGAATTTATCAAAACGTTTGTTGCTGGTGCTGTCGATGTCATAGCAGCAGTATTTAGTGCGATTTGGCCTGTTATCCAATTTATTGTGATCTCGGTATGGAATAACATTAAAGGGGCGATCGAGGGCGCCTTAACGTTTATCCAAGGTCTGATCCAAGTGTTTACCGGACTGTTTACTGGTGACTTCAGTTTGATGTGGGAAGGAATTAAGAATGTCTTTACAGGGGCGATACAGTTCTTGTGGAACGCGTTCAACTTACTCCTATATGGTCGCTTAATCAAAGCTGGTATGGCGCTATTCACTGGACTACGAAGCATTGTATCTGCCGGTTGGTCAAGTATTCAAGGTCTATTTACTGGAGCACTAAATGCAATACGAGGCGTTGTGACGAATGTCATGAACGCTATTCGTGGTGTCATTCAAAACATTATGAATGGTGTGCGTACGATCTTCACAAACATTCTTAACGTCATTCGTAACCTTGTAACTTCGGTATTCAATGGTATACGAACGACAATAACAACCGTGATGAACGCCATACGTACCGTTATATCCACAATATGGAACGGTATCATGAGCTTTTTAAACGGCATCTTTACATCAATGCGAACAAGCGTGACAAACACGTTTAGTGCTGTGCGTACTACAATCACCACGATCATGAACGCGATTAGAAGTCTTATGCAAACGGTATGGACAGCGATACAGACAGTTATCACTACCGTTTTAAATGCAATTAGAACCGTAGTTACTACAGTATTTAATACGATTCGAACGACGATCACAACCGTACTAAACACCATTCGTACCACGGTGCAAACGATCTTTAACGCGATATCAAGCACCTTTAGTAGCGTGCTCAATACGGTGTCTAACACAGTACGAACAAACTTTAATACGATGCAAAATATCGTTACTACCATCTTAAATGCGATACGTACAGTCGTGAACACGGTGCTTAATACTATCAGTAGTTTATTTACATCAGTAACAGGAGCTATCCGTAATACGGTCTCAAGCGTGTTTAATGCCTTGAGTGGTATTGTCTCGAGCGCGATGAATGGCGTGCGTAATGCGGTTAGTTCTGGATTGACAGGAGCATTGAATGTGGTTAAGAACATGGGAGAGTCATTTAGAGCCGCAGGTAGAGGACTAATTGAAATGATGGCAGCAGGTATTAAGGCTGCTGTAGGGGTAGTTACTAGCGCCATTGGTGATGTCGTCGGCAAGGTTCGAGACTTCCTTCCATTCTCTCCGGCTAAAGTTGGTCCTTTGAGCGACTTAGACAAGCTAGACTTCGCAGGACCTATCATGGACAGTATCAAAAAAGGTGAGGTATCTGTCGAGGCAGCTATGAGTAATTTGCTTACAACTGACATGATGCGCAGTCTAAATGGCACGCAAGGTATGGGTGGTAACAACGATTACTCTCGTAGCATTACGAATCAAACGACAATCAACAACAATAGCATGTCCGAGCGTGAGCTACAGCGCATCTTAAACAGACGCGATCGAGAGCTATCATTACGACTAGGAGGGTTGTAG
- a CDS encoding Gp15 family bacteriophage protein — protein MKPFSLTQRFDDELELDGVTYKLDLAFDNVLRIFELFGDEEFHPIERIALACELFIGENQLDLETKDKVVYHVFLDFLDIDIREKSDPNVNTEKFYDLYEDAERIYASFIKEYDIDLFEQHGKLHFIKFRALLSMAIDRDFKEVVGIRAQKVPAPTKYNKEDREHTLKLKRIYKLKGIEDPDLIEQRVENGWNKLANFFRPSK, from the coding sequence ATGAAGCCGTTTAGCTTAACACAACGTTTCGATGATGAGCTTGAGCTTGATGGTGTGACGTACAAGTTAGATCTCGCGTTTGATAACGTCCTACGTATTTTCGAGCTATTTGGCGACGAGGAATTTCACCCGATCGAGCGAATTGCCCTTGCTTGCGAACTTTTCATAGGTGAGAACCAACTGGACTTGGAGACGAAAGACAAAGTCGTCTACCACGTCTTTTTGGACTTTCTTGATATCGACATCAGGGAAAAGAGCGATCCAAACGTCAATACAGAGAAGTTTTACGACCTATACGAGGACGCAGAGCGCATCTATGCCTCATTTATCAAGGAGTACGACATCGATCTCTTTGAGCAACATGGCAAGCTCCACTTTATTAAGTTTCGCGCGTTATTGTCTATGGCCATTGATCGCGACTTTAAAGAGGTTGTCGGGATAAGGGCGCAAAAAGTACCTGCTCCAACCAAGTACAACAAAGAGGATCGAGAACACACGCTTAAGCTCAAGCGCATCTACAAGCTAAAAGGTATCGAGGATCCCGACTTGATCGAGCAGCGTGTCGAAAACGGTTGGAACAAGCTGGCTAACTTCTTCCGTCCTAGCAAATAG
- a CDS encoding phage tail tube protein, whose translation MAFELNYKNQFKLDVTPDAEEPSFETLAAGISSVEPANNEELDQTAYFDGEGFSETDVIGAQLVLSVSGHRKVGDAAQDYIFSKYLEVGDARRTRFEWETPSGELFEGNVTIANIEGPGGEARAKGEFSFEIHFNGKPEYTPAPEPTP comes from the coding sequence ATGGCATTTGAATTAAACTACAAAAATCAATTTAAGCTCGATGTAACACCAGATGCTGAAGAACCATCTTTCGAGACTCTAGCTGCCGGTATCTCATCTGTAGAGCCTGCAAACAACGAGGAGCTTGATCAGACAGCTTACTTCGACGGAGAAGGCTTTTCCGAGACGGATGTAATTGGCGCTCAGCTCGTATTATCCGTATCTGGACATCGTAAAGTTGGCGATGCTGCTCAAGACTACATTTTTTCCAAGTATCTTGAGGTTGGTGACGCACGACGAACGCGATTCGAGTGGGAAACACCATCGGGCGAGTTGTTCGAGGGCAATGTAACTATCGCTAACATCGAAGGTCCAGGCGGCGAGGCTCGTGCCAAAGGTGAGTTTAGCTTCGAGATCCATTTCAACGGTAAACCAGAATACACACCAGCACCAGAACCAACACCTTAA